Proteins encoded together in one Coffea arabica cultivar ET-39 chromosome 2c, Coffea Arabica ET-39 HiFi, whole genome shotgun sequence window:
- the LOC113723786 gene encoding probable L-type lectin-domain containing receptor kinase S.7, giving the protein MRALLSSSSETKLFVNHSFPYSYLTFLGDSHIQHSMIALTKEVNPINARRSSGVVLYNHPMLILDPRSRKVPSFYTTFSFSIENTFGGGEGFGDGLAFLISPSRDLLGSPGYLGLVDSTDLTRNKFMAIEFDTKRDSVFHDPDDNHVGLDINNPLLDETSHSLFCGKPLLKVDIDLSNYLDQNMYVGFSASTEGSTQLTHIDQWEFTVAEYSPPPPSPPGINFPNASESEHRHGHISRFTIGLIVGLCSVPFIVLFGWFCWKNLMEMIKKSEGTKNLQMEGITSQEILLFILVDEVARGLNVEKVLDNEAELIRMKTVQSSVPLCNSFPAVKPSIQPLCDGLPLRANGITSS; this is encoded by the exons ATGCGTGCCTTGCTATCATCATCTTCTGAGACTAAGTTATTCGTGAACCATTCCTTTCCTTACAGTTATCTGACGTTTTTGGGCGATTCTCACATCCAGCATAGTATGATTGCGTTGACAAAAGAGGTTAACCCGATTAACGCTCGAAGAAGCTCTGGGGTGGTACTTTACAACCATCCTATGTTAATCCTAGACCCTCGTTCGAGAAAGGTCCCTTCATTCTATACCACTTTTTCTTTCTCCATCGAGAACACATTTGGAGGTGGGGAGGGCTTTGGAGATGGCCTAGCATTTTTAATTTCGCCATCTCGTGATCTACTTGGCAGTCCTGGATACTTGGGGTTGGTTGATTCAACAGACCTAACGAGGAACAAGTTTATGGCCATTGAGTTTGACACCAAACGTGATTCTGTGTTTCATGATCCTGATGATAATCACGTGGGATTGGACATCAACAACCCTCTTCTCGATGAAACTAGCCACAGCCTCTTCTGCGG AAAGCCCCTCTTGAAGGTTGACATTGACCTGTCTAACTATTTGGACCAGAATATGTATGTGGGGTTTTCTGCCTCAACGGAGGGAAGCACGCAATTGACCCATATTGATCAATGGGAATTTACAGTTGCGGAGTATAGTCCACCTCCTCCTTCACCTCCTGGAATAAACTTCCCAAACGCTTCTGAGTCTGAACATAGACATGGCCACATTAGTAGGTTTACTATTGGCCTCATTGTGGGGCTGTGTTCTGTCCCCTTTATAGTActttttggttggttttgttGGAAGAATTTGATGGAGATGATCAAGAAGTCAGAGGGAACAAAGAATCTACAGATGGAAGGTATTACTTCTCAGGAAATTCtgctttttattttggttgATGAAGTAGCCAGAGGCCTTAACGTTGAGAAAGTGTTAGATAACGAGGCAGAGCTTATTCGTATGAAAACTGTGCAATCTAGTGTCCCTCTCTGCAATAGTTTTCCAGCTGTAAAACCTAGCATTCAGCCTCTATGCGACGGTTTGCCACTGAGAGCAAATGGCATCACTTCATCATAG
- the LOC113721468 gene encoding WAT1-related protein At2g39510: MGFLKHANPYLAMIFVQVGFAGSAIIAKSALNQGMSHYALSIYRNLIAAVAFAPFAVVLERKVRPRMTFSVLWKILLLGLLEPVIDQNLYYAAMKYTTATFTAAMTNMVPALTFLLAWILRLEQVNLRRIHGLVKIAGTAVTVGGAMIMTLVKGPTIGLPWTKADTGVHSSTVANPQDPIKGALMLAAGCFCWANFYNLQAITLKSYPAGLSLTSMICMAGALQAIVVTLVAERGNSSIWSIHFDTILLCYVYCGLINSGVTYYVTGLILRSKGPVFVAAFNPLSMVIVAIMSSFILSEQLNFGRVFGAVIIMLGLYLVIWGKSKDKCLSSKSNNIDRIAPIDQQLPDKNLPTKSSINIDEKSEANIAGDNAA; the protein is encoded by the exons ATGGGGTTTTTAAAGCACGCAAATCCATATTTAGCGATGATATTTGTGCAGGTTGGCTTTGCAGGTTCGGCTATAATTGCCAAATCTGCTCTAAACCAAGGAATGAGCCATTACGCACTTTCTATATACAGAAATCTCATTGCGGCAGTTGCATTTGCTCCTTTTGCCGTTGTATTAGAGAG GAAAGTCAGGCCAAGGATGACCTTTTCCGTTCTCTGGAAGATATTACTGCTGGGATTATTGGA GCCGGTCATAGACCAGAACTTGTACTACGCAGCCATGAAATATACAACAGCAACATTTACCGCTGCTATGACCAACATGGTTCCTGCCCTAACGTTTTTGTTGGCGTGGATTTTAAG GCTTGAACAGGTGAATCTCAGAAGAATCCACGGCCTGGTAAAAATTGCGGGGACTGCTGTCACGGTCGGCGGCGCGATGATTATGACCCTCGTTAAAGGACCCACCATTGGTTTGCCGTGGACCAAAGCCGACACCGGTGTTCACTCTTCAACTGTAGCAAATCCGCAGGATCCCATCAAAGGAGCTCTTATGCTCGCTGCAGGTTGCTTCTGTTGGGCCAATTTTTACAACCTTCAG GCGATCACATTGAAGTCATACCCAGCTGGACTCTCCCTCACGAGTATGATATGCATGGCAGGAGCACTTCAAGCCATTGTCGTAACCTTAGTCGCGGAAAGGGGCAATTCTAGTATCTGGTCGATACACTTTGACACCATCCTTTTGTGTTATGTTTACTGC GGACTAATCAATTCCGGAGTTACTTATTATGTTACAGGATTAATACTGAGGTCAAAAGGGCCTGTTTTTGTCGCTGCCTTTAATCCTCTAAGCATGGTTATAGTGGCTATTATGAGCAGCTTTATCTTATCTGAGCAGTTGAATTTTGGAAG GGTTTTTGGAGCCGTCATTATCATGCTTGGGCTGTACCTAGTGATATGGGGCAAGAGTAAGGATAAATGTCTATCATCCAAATCCAACAATATTGATCGCATAGCGCCAATTGATCAACAATTACCTGACAAAAACCTGCCAACGAAATCTTCAATTAATATTGATGAGAAAAGTGAAGCAAATATTGCTGGAGACAATGCTGCCTAA
- the LOC113723785 gene encoding uncharacterized protein, translating to MTPFEALYGLPPSQQALGPYLQTRVAVVGDYIKERQQMDNMLKQNLKQVHERMKKYADEKRSKREFSERDWVYLRLQPYRQSSIALRGNTKLSAKYFGPYQITERIGEVAYRLNLLTSSKVHPVFHVSLLKKKIGDKATPTLQLPETNKNGHWRIELAAVIGRRMVKKRNAATTQWLIHWWGTDPVEATWEDAEEIRKQFPTFQS from the coding sequence ATGACTCCATTTGAGGCATTATATGGCCTCCCTCCTTCTCAACAAGCTTTAGGACCATACCTTCAGACTAGAGTGGCTGTAGTGGGAGATTACATCAAGGAAAGGCAGCAGATGGATAACATGTTGAAACAGAACTTGAAACAGGTACAcgaaaggatgaagaaataTGCTGATGAGAAGAGGAGTAAGAGGGAATTCAGTGAAAGAGATTGGGTGTATCTAAGGTTACAACCATATAGACAGAGCTCAATAGCCTTGCGAGGAAACACCAAACTCTCAGCAAAGTATTTTGGCCCATACCAGATAACAGAAAGGATAGGAGAGGTAGCATACAGACTGAATCTACTCACTTCTTCAAAGGTCCACCCTGTCTTCCATGTGTCATTGCTCAAGAAAAAGATTGGTGACAAGGCCACACCTACACTCCAACTACCAGAAACAAATAAGAATGGGCATTGGAGGATAGAACTAGCAGCAGTGATTGGTAGGAGGatggtaaagaaaagaaatgctgCTACAACTCAGTGGTTAATCCACTGGTGGGGCACAGATCCTGTAGAAGCTACATGGGAGGATGCAGAGGAGATTAGGAAACAATTCCCCACCTTCCAATCTTGA
- the LOC113721484 gene encoding zinc finger protein ZAT11-like, with protein sequence MGMNMMNVGTKRPREPDQFDSITTMANCLMLLSRAGEFEALNIFHHNNSSDNSHNPSRVFECKTCNRQFPSFQALGGHRASHKKPKLGADLSLQSQVQTSPPKPKTHECSICGQEFAVGQALGGHMRRHRAAMNEEIGYHQSPVSSLSSGQQHQSPVSSLSSGQHEPVVQKSNTSSGRVCCLDLNLTPLENDLEFRLGKVVAPPVDCFLQGC encoded by the coding sequence ATGGGAATGAATATGATGAATGTAGGAACCAAAAGACCCAGGGAACCGGATCAGTTCGACAGCATAACCACCATGGCGAATTGCTTGATGCTGTTGTCTCGAGCAGGAGAGTTTGAAGCACTAAACATCTTCCACCATAACAACAGCAGCGACAATAGCCACAACCCTAGTCGCGTTTTCGAGTGCAAGACTTGTAACAGGCAGTTTCCATCGTTTCAAGCGCTGGGAGGCCATAGGGCGAGTCATAAAAAGCCAAAGCTCGGAGCAGATCTAAGCTTGCAATCCCAGGTGCAGACGTCTCCGCCTAAGCCTAAAACGCACGAGTGCTCAATCTGCGGGCAGGAATTCGCGGTAGGTCAGGCGCTAGGCGGGCACATGAGGAGGCACAGAGCTGCAATGAATGAAGAAATCGGATACCATCAATCTCCTGTGTCATCACTTTCATCTGGCCAACAGCATCAGTCTCCTGTATCATCACTTTCATCCGGCCAGCATGAACCGGTTGTGCAGAAGTCAAATACTAGTAGCGGACGGGTTTGCTGTTTGGACTTGAACTTGACGCCgttagaaaatgatttggagtttcggCTTGGCAAGGTTGTGGCTCCGCCTGTTGATTGCTTTTTGCAAGGTTGTTAA